A region from the Paenibacillus humicola genome encodes:
- the rpoB gene encoding DNA-directed RNA polymerase subunit beta, with protein sequence MAGQLVQYGRRTRRSYARIDEVLEIPNLIEIQQKSYEKFLEKDLLELFQDISPIQDFTGNLMLEFIDYSLGEPKYSVDESKERDVTYAAPLRVKVRLINKETGEVKEQEVFMGDFPLMTETGTFIINGAERVIVSQLVRSPSVYFSTKVDKNGKKTYTATVIPNRGAWLELETDAKDIIYVRIDRTRKIPVTVLLRSLGFGTDAEILDLLGHDEYIRNTLDKDNTDSTEKALIEIYERLRPGEPPTLDNAKSLLVARFFDPKRYDLANVGRYKINKKLHIKNRLFNQRLAETLVDPTTGEILAEAGQMIDRRLLDELIPYLENNVGFKIYHTAGGVLDADSIPLQAVNVFSPVEDGKIIKVIANGLIDKSVKHITPADIIASINYFINLLHGVGSTDDIDHLGNRRLRSVGELLQNQFRIGLSRMERVVRERMSIQDANAITPQALINIRPVIASIKEFFGSSQLSQFMDQTNPLAELTHKRRLSALGPGGLTRERAGFEVRDVHNSHYGRMCPIETPEGPNIGLINSLSTFARINEYGFIEAPYRWVDPKTSIVTEQIAYLTADEEDNYVIAQANAKLTEEGKFAEESVIVRYNKQADNILTMPSDRVDYMDVSPKQVVSVATALIPFLENDDSNRALMGSNMQRQAVPLLIPKSPLVGTGMEHKSAKDSGVCIVSKYDGVIERVSANEIWLRRIEVIDGKSVTGDLVKYKLHKFMRSNQGTCINQRPICNKGDIIKKGDILADGPSTERGELALGRNVVVAFMTWEGYNYEDAILLSEKLVKEDVYTSIHIEEYESEARDTKLGPEEITRDIPNVGEEALRNLDERGIIRVGAEISAGDILVGKVTPKGVTELTAEERLLHAIFGEKAREVRDTSLRVPHGTDGIVVDVKVFTRENGDELPPGVNQLVRAYIAQKRKISEGDKMAGRHGNKGVIARILPEEDMPFLPDGTPVEVVLNPLGVPSRMNIGQVLEVHLGMACKRLGIHAATPVFDGAREYDVFDTMEEAGMQRNGKTRLFDGRTGEEFEREVTVGVMYMIKLAHMVDDKIHARSTGPYSLVTQQPLGGKAQFGGQRFGEMEVWALEAYGAAYTLQEILTVKSDDVVGRVKTYESIVKGENVPEPGVPESFKVLIKELQSLGMDVKILTENEEEIEMKEIDDEDDGTSDKLNLNLEGAEVGVE encoded by the coding sequence TTGGCAGGACAACTTGTTCAGTATGGTCGGCGCACGCGCAGAAGCTATGCCCGCATCGACGAAGTGCTCGAAATCCCGAACCTGATTGAAATCCAACAAAAATCGTACGAGAAGTTTCTGGAGAAGGATTTGCTTGAGCTGTTCCAGGACATCTCGCCGATTCAGGATTTTACGGGGAACTTGATGCTCGAATTCATCGACTACTCGCTCGGCGAGCCGAAATATTCCGTCGATGAGTCGAAAGAGCGCGACGTGACATACGCAGCGCCGCTGCGCGTAAAGGTTCGGCTGATCAACAAGGAAACCGGCGAAGTGAAAGAGCAGGAAGTGTTCATGGGCGATTTCCCGCTGATGACCGAGACGGGCACGTTCATCATTAACGGCGCGGAACGGGTTATCGTCAGCCAATTGGTGCGCTCTCCTAGTGTCTATTTCAGCACGAAAGTGGACAAAAATGGCAAAAAAACGTATACGGCGACGGTTATTCCGAACCGCGGCGCCTGGCTGGAGCTTGAAACCGACGCAAAGGACATCATTTACGTGCGGATCGACCGTACGCGGAAAATCCCGGTGACCGTTCTCCTGCGCTCACTCGGCTTCGGCACGGACGCCGAGATTCTGGATTTGCTCGGCCATGACGAATATATTCGCAACACGCTCGACAAAGACAACACCGACTCGACGGAGAAAGCGCTGATCGAAATTTACGAGCGCCTGCGTCCGGGCGAACCCCCGACGCTGGACAATGCCAAGAGCTTGCTCGTGGCGCGCTTTTTCGATCCGAAGCGTTACGATCTGGCCAATGTCGGACGTTACAAAATCAATAAAAAGCTCCATATCAAAAACCGCCTTTTCAATCAACGGCTTGCCGAAACGCTGGTTGATCCGACGACAGGCGAAATTTTGGCCGAAGCCGGCCAAATGATCGACCGCCGTCTGCTTGACGAGCTGATTCCGTACTTGGAGAATAACGTAGGCTTCAAAATCTACCATACGGCTGGCGGCGTTCTCGATGCGGATAGTATTCCACTTCAGGCCGTCAATGTATTCTCGCCCGTAGAAGACGGGAAAATCATTAAAGTCATTGCCAACGGTTTGATCGACAAGTCCGTCAAGCATATTACCCCGGCGGATATTATCGCATCGATCAATTATTTTATTAACCTCTTACACGGCGTTGGAAGCACCGACGATATCGACCATCTGGGCAACCGTCGTCTTCGTTCGGTCGGCGAGCTGCTGCAGAACCAGTTCCGCATCGGTCTGTCCCGGATGGAGCGCGTCGTTCGCGAGCGTATGTCCATTCAGGACGCGAACGCGATTACGCCGCAGGCGCTGATTAATATTCGTCCGGTTATCGCGTCGATCAAGGAGTTTTTCGGGTCCTCGCAGCTTTCGCAGTTTATGGACCAGACAAACCCGCTTGCCGAGCTGACGCATAAACGGCGTCTGTCCGCACTCGGTCCAGGCGGTCTGACGAGAGAGCGCGCCGGTTTCGAAGTGCGGGACGTTCACAACTCCCACTACGGCCGGATGTGCCCGATCGAGACGCCTGAAGGTCCGAACATCGGTTTGATCAACTCGCTTTCGACGTTTGCCCGCATCAACGAATATGGTTTTATCGAGGCTCCGTATCGCTGGGTCGATCCGAAGACGAGCATTGTTACCGAGCAGATTGCCTACTTGACGGCGGACGAAGAAGACAACTACGTCATCGCCCAGGCAAACGCGAAGCTGACCGAGGAAGGCAAATTCGCCGAAGAATCGGTTATCGTCCGCTACAATAAGCAGGCCGACAACATTTTGACGATGCCAAGCGACCGGGTCGACTATATGGACGTATCTCCGAAGCAGGTTGTTTCGGTGGCAACGGCGCTTATTCCGTTCTTGGAGAACGACGACTCGAACCGCGCGCTGATGGGCTCCAACATGCAGCGTCAGGCGGTGCCGCTCTTGATCCCGAAATCGCCGCTTGTCGGCACGGGGATGGAGCATAAGTCGGCCAAAGACTCGGGCGTATGTATCGTCTCCAAGTATGACGGAGTTATCGAACGCGTCTCGGCCAATGAAATTTGGCTGCGCCGGATTGAAGTCATCGACGGCAAATCGGTAACCGGCGATTTGGTGAAATATAAGCTGCACAAGTTTATGCGCTCGAACCAGGGGACGTGCATCAACCAGCGGCCGATTTGCAACAAAGGCGACATCATCAAAAAAGGTGATATTCTTGCGGACGGTCCTTCCACGGAGCGCGGCGAGCTGGCTCTCGGCCGCAACGTCGTTGTCGCTTTTATGACGTGGGAAGGCTACAACTACGAGGACGCCATTCTGCTCAGCGAGAAGCTTGTGAAGGAAGACGTATATACGTCCATTCACATTGAGGAATACGAGTCCGAAGCGCGCGATACGAAGCTCGGACCGGAAGAAATTACGCGCGATATTCCGAACGTCGGCGAGGAAGCGCTGCGCAACCTCGACGAGCGCGGCATTATCCGCGTGGGCGCTGAAATCAGCGCCGGCGACATCCTGGTCGGGAAAGTAACGCCGAAGGGCGTGACCGAGCTGACCGCGGAAGAGCGGCTGCTGCACGCGATTTTCGGCGAGAAAGCGCGCGAAGTGCGCGACACCTCCTTGCGCGTGCCGCACGGTACGGACGGGATCGTCGTCGACGTGAAGGTGTTTACCCGGGAGAACGGCGATGAGCTGCCGCCTGGCGTAAACCAGCTCGTCCGCGCCTACATCGCCCAGAAGCGTAAGATTTCCGAAGGCGACAAAATGGCCGGACGCCACGGCAACAAAGGGGTTATCGCCCGCATTTTGCCGGAAGAGGATATGCCGTTCCTGCCGGACGGCACGCCGGTTGAGGTTGTCCTGAATCCGCTCGGCGTTCCGTCTCGGATGAACATCGGCCAGGTACTTGAGGTTCACCTCGGCATGGCCTGCAAGCGTCTCGGCATTCATGCCGCTACGCCGGTTTTCGACGGCGCTCGTGAATACGACGTCTTCGATACGATGGAAGAAGCGGGCATGCAGCGCAACGGCAAAACGCGTTTGTTCGACGGCCGGACAGGCGAAGAATTCGAACGCGAAGTAACCGTGGGCGTCATGTATATGATCAAGCTGGCGCACATGGTCGACGATAAAATCCATGCCCGTTCAACCGGTCCGTACTCGCTCGTCACCCAGCAGCCGCTGGGCGGCAAGGCGCAGTTCGGCGGCCAGCGCTTCGGCGAGATGGAAGTCTGGGCGCTCGAGGCGTACGGCGCGGCGTACACGCTGCAGGAAATTTTGACGGTCAAATCCGACGATGTCGTCGGCCGCGTCAAAACGTACGAATCGATCGTCAAGGGCGAGAATGTGCCGGAGCCTGGCGTTCCGGAATCGTTTAAGGTTTTAATCAAGGAGCTTCAGAGCCTCGGCATGGATGTCAAAATCCTGACCGAGAACGAAGAAGAGATCGAGATGAAAGAAATCGACGACGAGGATGACGGAACGAGCGACAAGCTCAATCTGAACCTTGAAGGCGCCGAAGTCGGAGTCGAGTAA
- a CDS encoding class I SAM-dependent methyltransferase has protein sequence MADHYFTRTPGAEHNRQLHESQLRGIRLQFLTDAGVFSKSGVDYGSRVLVEALDLPDNARVLDVGCGYGPIGITAAKLVPNGHVTMIDVNERAIELAEENAKLNGVLNVTVLQSDLYERVREMKFDAIVTNPPIRAGKAVVHRIFEEGFQLLAPGGAMWVVIQKKQGAPSAASRLEEVFGAVEEVTKDKGYRIFKAVKRL, from the coding sequence ATGGCCGATCATTACTTTACGCGTACCCCCGGCGCCGAGCATAACCGGCAGCTCCATGAGTCCCAACTGCGCGGCATTCGGCTGCAGTTTTTGACGGATGCAGGCGTTTTTTCGAAATCGGGTGTCGATTACGGGAGCCGCGTGCTTGTCGAAGCGTTGGACCTGCCGGATAACGCCCGCGTACTGGATGTCGGATGCGGCTACGGGCCGATCGGCATAACGGCGGCCAAGCTGGTGCCGAATGGGCATGTGACGATGATCGATGTGAACGAGCGTGCTATCGAGCTAGCGGAGGAAAACGCAAAGCTGAACGGAGTTTTGAACGTGACCGTGCTGCAAAGCGATTTGTACGAGCGGGTGCGGGAGATGAAGTTTGATGCGATCGTGACGAATCCGCCGATCCGGGCGGGTAAAGCGGTCGTGCACCGTATTTTTGAGGAAGGCTTCCAGCTGCTCGCGCCGGGCGGAGCAATGTGGGTGGTTATTCAGAAGAAGCAGGGCGCGCCGTCGGCGGCAAGCAGGCTGGAGGAAGTGTTCGGCGCGGTCGAAGAAGTGACGAAGGACAAAGGCTATCGCATCTTTAAAGCGGTCAAGCGGCTCTAA
- the rplL gene encoding 50S ribosomal protein L7/L12, translating into MSKEQILEAIKGMNVLELNDLVKAIEEEFGVTAAAPVAVVAGGGAAEVAEQTEFDVILNSAGASKINVIKVVREITGLGLKEAKDLVDNAPKPLKEKVGKEEAEAVKAKLEEAGASVEVK; encoded by the coding sequence ATGAGCAAAGAGCAAATCTTGGAAGCCATTAAAGGCATGAACGTTCTGGAACTGAACGATCTCGTTAAAGCAATCGAAGAAGAATTCGGCGTAACGGCCGCAGCACCGGTAGCGGTTGTAGCCGGCGGCGGCGCAGCCGAAGTGGCTGAGCAAACCGAATTCGACGTCATTCTCAACAGCGCAGGCGCGTCCAAAATCAACGTCATCAAAGTCGTTCGCGAAATCACGGGTCTCGGCCTGAAAGAAGCGAAAGATCTGGTCGACAACGCACCGAAGCCGCTGAAAGAGAAAGTCGGCAAAGAAGAAGCGGAAGCTGTAAAAGCGAAGCTCGAAGAAGCGGGCGCTTCCGTCGAAGTGAAGTAA
- the rplJ gene encoding 50S ribosomal protein L10 — MANAKIIESKQQAVNEISAKLRESASTVVADYRGLNVAQVTELRKQLRDAGIEFQVLKNSLVRRATASAELSELDNVLTGPTAIAFSKADAVAPAKILSDFAKKNEALQVKGGVVDGQVFDAGQIKALADLPSREGLLSMLLSVLQAPMRNFALAVKAVAEKQEA, encoded by the coding sequence TTGGCAAACGCAAAAATCATCGAAAGCAAACAACAAGCGGTGAACGAAATTTCGGCGAAGCTGCGTGAGAGCGCGTCAACGGTCGTTGCGGACTATCGCGGACTGAACGTTGCGCAAGTGACGGAGCTTCGGAAGCAGCTTCGCGACGCGGGCATCGAATTCCAAGTGCTTAAAAACTCGCTGGTGCGCCGTGCGACTGCAAGCGCCGAGCTGAGCGAGCTGGACAACGTGCTTACGGGACCGACAGCGATCGCATTCAGCAAAGCGGATGCCGTAGCGCCTGCGAAAATCTTGAGCGATTTCGCCAAGAAGAATGAAGCGCTGCAAGTAAAAGGCGGCGTTGTCGACGGTCAAGTGTTCGACGCCGGCCAAATTAAGGCGCTGGCGGACCTGCCTTCCCGCGAAGGCTTGCTGTCCATGCTCCTCAGCGTGCTGCAGGCGCCGATGCGCAACTTCGCGCTTGCGGTTAAAGCCGTTGCGGAAAAGCAAGAAGCGTAA
- the rplA gene encoding 50S ribosomal protein L1, whose product MAKNGKKYQEAAKLIDSEATYESLEAIELVKKASSAKFDETIEVAVRLGVDSKKQDQAVRGVVVLPHGTGKTKRVLVFAKGDKAKEAEAAGADYVGDADVINRIQQGWFDFDVCVATPDMMAEVGKLGRILGGKGLMPNPKAGTVTFDVAKAVQEIKAGKIEYRLDRAGQIHAPIGKVSFDAEKLNENLRTLVDALNRAKPAAAKGIYLKNIAVSSTMGPSARVNAAVFR is encoded by the coding sequence ATGGCTAAAAACGGCAAGAAATATCAAGAAGCCGCCAAGCTGATCGACAGCGAGGCAACGTACGAATCTTTGGAAGCCATTGAGCTTGTGAAGAAGGCATCTTCCGCCAAATTCGACGAGACGATCGAAGTCGCCGTGCGGCTTGGCGTCGATTCGAAGAAGCAGGACCAGGCGGTGCGCGGAGTTGTCGTACTTCCGCACGGCACGGGTAAAACGAAACGCGTTCTCGTTTTCGCGAAAGGCGACAAAGCCAAAGAAGCGGAAGCGGCAGGCGCGGATTATGTCGGCGATGCCGATGTGATCAACCGCATTCAGCAAGGCTGGTTCGATTTCGACGTTTGCGTCGCGACTCCGGACATGATGGCTGAAGTCGGTAAGCTCGGACGTATTCTCGGCGGTAAAGGTCTCATGCCGAACCCGAAAGCGGGCACCGTTACGTTTGACGTGGCCAAAGCGGTTCAGGAGATCAAAGCCGGTAAAATCGAGTACCGTCTCGATCGTGCAGGTCAGATCCACGCTCCGATCGGTAAAGTATCCTTTGACGCAGAGAAGCTGAACGAGAATCTTCGGACGCTGGTCGATGCGCTCAATCGCGCGAAGCCGGCGGCTGCGAAAGGCATTTACCTGAAAAACATTGCCGTTTCCTCGACGATGGGACCGAGCGCGCGCGTGAACGCCGCCGTATTCCGTTAA
- the rplK gene encoding 50S ribosomal protein L11, with product MAKKVIKLVKLQVPAGKANPAPPIGPALGQAGVNIMAFCKEFNARTADQAGLIIPVVISVFEDRSFTFETKTPPAAVLLRVAAKIDKGSGEPNKKKVATVKRDKVREIAEQKMPDLNAASVEAAMRMIEGTARSMGVVIED from the coding sequence ATGGCAAAAAAAGTGATCAAGTTGGTTAAATTGCAGGTTCCGGCAGGCAAGGCGAATCCGGCTCCGCCGATTGGCCCGGCGCTCGGTCAAGCAGGCGTGAACATTATGGCGTTCTGTAAAGAGTTCAACGCGCGTACGGCGGATCAGGCCGGGTTGATTATTCCGGTCGTTATTTCCGTATTCGAGGATCGTTCGTTTACATTCGAGACGAAAACGCCTCCGGCAGCAGTGCTTCTTCGCGTCGCAGCCAAGATCGATAAAGGATCAGGCGAGCCGAACAAGAAGAAAGTCGCTACGGTAAAGCGGGATAAGGTTCGCGAAATCGCAGAGCAGAAGATGCCTGATTTGAACGCGGCTTCGGTTGAAGCGGCAATGCGTATGATCGAAGGCACGGCCCGCAGCATGGGCGTCGTCATCGAGGACTAA
- the nusG gene encoding transcription termination/antitermination protein NusG, producing the protein MEKRWYVVHTYSGYENKVKANLEKRVESMGMEDKIFRVLVPMEEEVVNKDGKKKTVMRKVYPGYVLVEMIQTDDSWYVVRNTPGVTGFVGSTGSGSKPTPLLPDEVEQILKHMGMEEPKPKIEFDLKETVRVKVGPFANFVGTVEEILLDKSKLKVHVNMFGRETPLELDYTQVEKI; encoded by the coding sequence ATGGAAAAAAGATGGTACGTTGTTCATACTTACTCCGGGTATGAGAATAAAGTGAAGGCGAACCTGGAGAAGCGGGTCGAATCGATGGGGATGGAAGACAAGATTTTCCGAGTCCTCGTTCCGATGGAAGAAGAAGTGGTGAACAAAGACGGCAAGAAGAAGACCGTCATGCGCAAGGTTTACCCCGGCTACGTCCTTGTGGAGATGATTCAGACCGACGACTCCTGGTATGTCGTTCGCAATACGCCCGGCGTGACGGGATTCGTAGGATCGACCGGTTCCGGTTCGAAGCCGACGCCTCTGCTGCCCGATGAAGTGGAGCAGATTCTGAAGCATATGGGCATGGAAGAGCCGAAGCCGAAGATCGAATTCGATCTGAAAGAGACGGTTCGCGTCAAAGTGGGTCCGTTCGCCAACTTCGTCGGTACGGTCGAAGAAATTTTGCTGGATAAGAGCAAGCTGAAGGTGCATGTCAACATGTTCGGCAGGGAAACCCCGCTTGAGCTGGATTACACTCAGGTGGAGAAGATATAA
- the secE gene encoding preprotein translocase subunit SecE produces MTFLAKLKQSFGTTFSFFSDSYAELKKVRWPSRKELTSYSIVVLVTVIVVAIYFWVLDIGISQLVELIV; encoded by the coding sequence GTGACGTTTTTAGCAAAGCTGAAGCAAAGCTTCGGCACGACGTTTTCCTTCTTCTCCGACAGCTATGCGGAACTGAAGAAGGTCCGCTGGCCAAGCCGTAAAGAGCTGACAAGCTACTCGATCGTCGTCCTGGTGACGGTCATCGTTGTCGCGATTTACTTTTGGGTTCTTGACATCGGGATCTCCCAATTGGTCGAACTGATTGTTTAA
- the rpmG gene encoding 50S ribosomal protein L33 has protein sequence MRVIITLACNNCKQRNYATSKNKRNHPDRIEMKKFCKFCNEHTPHRETR, from the coding sequence ATGCGGGTTATTATCACGCTGGCGTGCAACAACTGCAAACAAAGAAACTATGCAACCAGCAAAAACAAACGGAATCACCCCGACCGCATCGAGATGAAGAAGTTTTGCAAGTTCTGCAACGAGCATACTCCTCATCGCGAGACGAGATAA
- the sigH gene encoding RNA polymerase sporulation sigma factor SigH, whose amino-acid sequence MSIDLKEWKTLEYDCKADEDVVEAVRDGDGEALEYLINKYKNFVRAKARSYFLIGADREDIVQEGMIGLYKSIRDFKGDKLASFKAFAELCITRQIITAIKTATRQKHIPLNSYVSLDKPIYDEDSDRTLLDVICGTRVSDPEELIINQEEFVGLEDKMSEILSDLERKVLMLYLDGRSYQEIAVDLDRHVKSIDNALQRVKRKLERYLEIRNITG is encoded by the coding sequence GTGAGCATCGACCTCAAAGAGTGGAAAACGCTGGAATATGACTGCAAAGCGGACGAAGATGTGGTGGAAGCGGTTCGTGACGGCGACGGCGAGGCGCTGGAGTATTTGATCAACAAATACAAGAACTTCGTCCGCGCCAAAGCGCGTTCCTACTTCCTGATCGGGGCCGATCGCGAGGATATCGTGCAGGAAGGCATGATCGGATTATATAAATCGATACGCGATTTTAAAGGGGACAAGCTGGCGTCTTTCAAGGCGTTCGCCGAGCTGTGCATCACGAGGCAAATCATTACGGCGATCAAGACGGCCACCCGTCAGAAGCATATTCCGCTGAACTCCTACGTATCTTTGGACAAGCCGATCTACGATGAGGATTCCGATCGCACGCTGCTTGACGTCATATGCGGAACCCGGGTTTCCGACCCGGAAGAGCTGATCATCAATCAGGAAGAGTTCGTCGGTTTGGAAGATAAAATGTCCGAGATTTTAAGCGACCTCGAGCGCAAGGTGCTGATGCTTTATCTCGACGGGCGTTCCTATCAGGAAATCGCCGTCGATTTGGACCGTCACGTGAAATCGATCGATAATGCGCTTCAGCGCGTGAAACGGAAGCTCGAGCGGTATTTGGAAATCCGCAATATTACCGGCTGA
- a CDS encoding NYN domain-containing protein, which translates to MRRQKDVLLVDGYNMIGGWPQLAALKERNLEEARDRLLEMLADYQGFTGLSVVVVFDAHQVPGSGASFSQYRLKVVYTKEKETADACIERLASELALRSRDIYVATSDSVEQYVAFGKGALRISARELLIDIEQNRKAIERTIQGSGGAKRNELDNNLSLDVRMKLERLRRGKQ; encoded by the coding sequence ATGCGGCGTCAAAAAGACGTTCTGCTCGTCGACGGCTACAATATGATCGGCGGCTGGCCGCAGCTTGCGGCACTGAAGGAACGCAACCTGGAGGAAGCCCGGGACCGGCTGCTTGAAATGCTGGCCGACTATCAAGGGTTTACCGGCCTGTCGGTCGTCGTCGTGTTCGACGCGCATCAAGTGCCCGGCTCGGGCGCTTCCTTCAGCCAATACCGCCTGAAGGTCGTGTATACGAAAGAGAAGGAAACGGCGGACGCCTGCATCGAGAGGCTGGCCTCCGAGCTGGCTCTGCGCAGCCGGGATATCTATGTGGCGACCTCCGATTCGGTGGAGCAATACGTCGCATTCGGCAAAGGAGCGCTGCGGATTTCGGCGCGCGAGCTTCTCATCGATATCGAGCAGAACCGCAAGGCGATCGAGCGGACGATTCAAGGGAGCGGAGGCGCCAAACGCAACGAGCTCGACAATAACCTCAGCCTCGACGTGCGGATGAAGCTGGAGCGGCTGCGCCGCGGCAAGCAGTGA
- the rlmB gene encoding 23S rRNA (guanosine(2251)-2'-O)-methyltransferase RlmB gives MTERDSGEWIAGKHPVMEALRSGREINKIWVAEQSQKNLPAQIIAEARRAGIVVQVADKRKLDQLAPDVPHQGIVAQAAAYRYYEIDELLERAAASGETPFFLLLDEIEDPHNLGSILRTAECTGVHGVIIPKRRSASLNATVSKTSAGAAEYVPVARVTNLAQTIDRLKEAGIWIAGADVGAERDVYETALDMPLAVVIGNESKGIGRLIREKCDFLLKLPMTGRLNSLNASVAAGVLMYEVIRQRRSR, from the coding sequence ATGACAGAGCGGGATTCGGGAGAATGGATCGCAGGCAAGCATCCGGTTATGGAGGCGCTGCGTTCCGGCCGTGAAATCAATAAAATATGGGTTGCCGAGCAGTCCCAGAAAAACCTGCCGGCGCAAATCATCGCGGAAGCCCGGAGAGCCGGCATCGTCGTGCAGGTGGCGGACAAGCGCAAGCTGGACCAGCTCGCCCCGGACGTTCCGCATCAAGGAATCGTGGCCCAGGCGGCGGCGTACCGGTACTACGAGATCGACGAGCTGCTGGAGCGGGCGGCGGCAAGCGGAGAGACGCCGTTTTTTCTGCTGCTCGACGAAATCGAGGACCCGCACAACCTCGGATCGATCCTGCGAACCGCGGAATGCACGGGCGTTCACGGGGTGATCATCCCGAAGCGGCGTTCCGCCTCGTTGAACGCGACCGTGTCCAAAACGTCCGCCGGGGCGGCCGAATACGTGCCTGTCGCAAGGGTCACGAATCTTGCCCAGACGATCGACCGGCTCAAGGAAGCGGGGATCTGGATTGCGGGAGCGGATGTCGGAGCCGAGCGGGACGTATACGAAACGGCCCTCGATATGCCGCTGGCCGTCGTCATCGGCAACGAGAGCAAAGGCATCGGCCGTCTGATCCGCGAGAAGTGCGATTTTCTGTTGAAGCTGCCGATGACCGGCCGCCTGAATTCGCTGAACGCTTCGGTTGCCGCGGGCGTGCTGATGTACGAAGTGATCCGGCAAAGGCGGAGCCGATAG
- a CDS encoding Mini-ribonuclease 3, translating to MTGRSDLPPASGKPEAGITGPAGPAGTESDAALSGPEGEGLWFHAPAKRPNLLNPVVLAYVGDAVFELLVRQYLVSLTNHKSDHLHRQATRLVSAKAQRALLEKWQPLLTEAEAEIVRRGRNAKSGSPPKNADPADYRHATALECLVGYLYYGKQSGRLQELMAVAFGEQHAASRCAEEDKQ from the coding sequence ATGACGGGGCGAAGCGATTTGCCGCCGGCATCCGGTAAGCCGGAGGCCGGTATTACGGGCCCGGCGGGCCCGGCAGGGACGGAATCGGACGCCGCTTTGTCCGGGCCTGAAGGCGAAGGCCTTTGGTTCCATGCTCCGGCCAAGCGGCCGAACCTGTTAAACCCCGTCGTGCTCGCCTACGTCGGCGACGCGGTGTTCGAGCTGCTCGTCCGGCAGTACCTGGTGAGCCTGACCAATCACAAGTCGGATCACCTGCATCGCCAGGCGACGAGGCTTGTCTCGGCCAAAGCGCAGCGCGCGCTCCTGGAGAAGTGGCAGCCGCTGCTGACCGAGGCCGAGGCGGAGATCGTCCGGCGCGGGCGGAACGCCAAATCCGGCAGCCCGCCTAAAAACGCCGATCCGGCCGATTACCGGCATGCGACGGCGCTGGAATGTTTGGTGGGGTATTTATATTACGGCAAGCAGAGCGGACGGCTGCAAGAACTGATGGCGGTCGCCTTTGGCGAGCAACATGCCGCTTCCCGCTGCGCCGAGGAGGACAAGCAATGA